In the genome of Campylobacter helveticus, the window GTTGCTACAGGCTCCATTATGAAAAAAGTTAAAATTAAAGCCATAGTTACCAAAATGGTATTTGGCGGCATACTTTGCGTTCCCATCGCTTGTCTTAAAAAAGAAAAGACGATGATAAGCCTTAAAAATGAAGTCATTATAAATATAATGCTAGGTGCTAAGGCGAGTATGGTTAAAACAATGATGATATTTAGCGTTGTAACGAGTTGATTAGGCGTATCAGGTGCGCTAAGGCTTAAATTTACCGTTGGTATGGTAGCTTCTGCACCAAAGGCACTTAAAGCAAGTAAAAAAAGAAAAAAAATGCTTCTCAAATCTAAAAACCTCGAGTTAAAATAAAGGCTAAATTCTACCTTTAAGCACTTTAACTTTTGCTTTAATTTTAACTTTTTGTTGCTAAAATTAGGCAAATAATTCAAGCATAAGGAAAGTTGATGAAAAGCTCCGTAGTTATCTTAGCAGCAGGTCTTGGGACAAGGATGAAGTCAAACACACCCAAAGTTTTACAAAAAATTTGTGCTAAAAGTATGATTTTGCATATTTTAGAAAAAGCTTTTGCGTTAAGTGATGATGTGAGTGTTGTTTTATCACATCAAAAAGAAAGGGTGGAGAAAGAAATTTGTGAGTTTTTTCCACAAACTAAGTTTATAGAGCAAGATTTAGTCCGTTTCCCAGGCACCGCAGGAGCTTTAAAGGATTATAAGCCACAAAATGAAAGGGTTTTAATTCTTTGTGGAGATATGCCTTTAGTGGAGCTTGAAAGTCTTAAGGCTTTGCTTGAGCTTGAAAGTGAATTTAGCCTAGCGGTATTTGAAGCAAAGGACGCCAAAAGCTATGGTAGAGTGGTGCTTGAAAATGATGAAGTGCAAAAGATAGTCGAGCTTAAAGACGCAAATGAAGAAGAGAAAAAGCTCAAAACCTGTAATGCCGGCGTTTATGCTCTTAATTCAAAGCTTTTAAATGAAATTCTACCCTTGATAGATAATGAAAATAAAGCAAAAGAATATTATTTAACCGATGCGGTAAAACTTGCAAAAGAAAAAAATATCCACATTAAGCCTTTATTTGTCGATGAAGACGAATTTATGGGGGTTAATGACAAATTTGAGCTGAGTGTGGCGGAGAATTTACTGCAAGATAAAATTAAAAAGCACTGGTTTAAAGAGGGTGTTATCTTTCATAATCCAAACTCAATTTTCATAGGCTTAGATGTGAAATTTATAGGCGAGTGTGAAGTGTATGAAAATGTAAGGATAGAGGGAAAAAGCGTGATAGAAAACTCTATCATTAAAAGTTCAAGCGTGATAGAAGAAAGCGTAGTTATAAATTCAAGCATAGGACCTTTAGCGCATTTGCGTCCAAAATGTGCGCTTAAAAACACGCATATAGGAAATTTTGTCGAGTGTAAAAACGCCAAGCTTAATGGCGTAAAAGCTGGGCATTTAAGCTATCTTGGAGATTGCGAGATAGAGGAGGGGACTAACATAGGCTGCGGGACGATTACTTGTAATTATGACGGAGTGAAAAAGCACAAAACCATCATCGGCAAAAATGTCTTCGTGGGTTCGGATACGCAGTTTATCGCTCCTGTTTGTATAGACGATGAAGTGATTATCGCGGCGGGTAGTTCTGTAAGTGAAAATGTGCCAAAAGGTGCGCTTTTTATCAATAGAGCGCAAAGCAAAATTTTAAAAGATTATTATTATAAAAAATTTCAATGAAGACCATACTTTTAGCTATCAGCGGTAGTATAGCGTTTTATAAGTCGTATGAGCTTATTTCTTTGTTTAAAAAAGAGGGCTTTAGGGTTAAGGTATTGCTTAGTAATGGACTTTTGAAATTTGCGACCAAGCTTAGTTTTGAAGCTTTAGCCGATGCAATTTTATGTGAGGAAAATGAAAGTTGGCAAAGTCAAAATAATCATATCGCCTTTAGCAAGGACGCTGACATTGTGCTTTTTGCTCCGGCGAGTGTTAATTCCATTAATAAACTTGCAAATGGCATTAGTGATACTCTTTTTATCCAAACCTTAATGGCAGCAAAAGCTCCCATTATCATCGCTCCAGCGGCAAATTCGGCGATGTATTTGCATTTTAGCACACAAAAATCCTTGCAAATTTTAAAACAAAACGGCGTTAAAATCATAGAGCCGATATATAAAAAACTTGCGTGTAAAGACGAGGGCATAGGGGCTTTAGCAGAGATAGAGGACATTTTTCACTTCATTAAAAGAGAGCTTTTTAAGGAGGAGTTTTTTTGCGGTAAAAGCGTGATTGTAAGCGGGGGTGGCACGAAAGAAAAAATTGATGATGTGCGTTGCATTAGCAATTTTTCTAGTGGAAAAATGGCAAAAGAACTTGCCTTTGCTTTTTATTATTTAGGTGCTGATGTCGTGCTACTTAGCTCAGTGGAATTTAAAACGCCCTTTCAGTTTCTTGCCTTTGAAAGCTCAAAGGATTTAAAGGCACTTTTAAAGCGTTTTGAGGAGGGTGATTTTTTGATAATGTGTGCGGCGGTGAGTGATTTTGTGCCAAAATATCAAAAAGGCAAGATTAAAAAAAGCGAAGCGGGGTTGAATTTAGAGCTTAATTTAAATGAGGACTTGCTTAAAACTTGCAAATTTAAAGGCAAAAAAATAGGCTTTAAAATGGAGCTTGACGCACAAAATGCCCTGAAAAATGCAGAGCTTTCTTTAAAAGAAAAAAAGCTTGATATGGTTTGTCTTAATGTTTTAGGTGAAAAAAATCATTTTGGTGCGGATTTTAATGAGCTTATTTTCATCACGCAAGATGAAAGCGCAAGAAGCGGTTTTAAAAGTAAAAAAGTCCTTGCGTTCGAACTTGCTAAAATGTGTCAAAAATTATGAATCTTGTCAATTCCACCCTACCCATACCTATGAAAGTTTTAGCCAAAACAGGCTACGCGCACTATACTTTACTACTTAACAAAAAGCAAATTCAAACAAAAAGTATGATTGAGCTTGAGGTGGGAGCTGAGTATTTAGCCGAGCTTTATATGGAGGGAGGGGTGATTAATTTCAAACATCTTTGCAAACGCCCGAATTTCACGCCTTACGCAGAGGGGCTTGAGCTGATTTTAAAATTCTTAGAAGAGGAATTTGATTTTAAGCGTTTTATCGTGCAGAATTTAAGCTCGGCTAAAGACGCGCAAAGTTTTAGGGTGTTTAAGGAAATGCTTTTTGCAAGTTTTGAAAATGTTTATCATATCCCTTTTATTTTCGAGGATAAGGCTTGTTTGTTTCAGCTAAGAAAGAGGGGGAGCGTTTTAGAAATTTATTTGTATTTTAGCGTTTTTGGAGCGTTAAAAATCGTAAAAGATGATGTTGGGATTTCCATTTTCACCCCCTTTTTAAAGGTGCAAAAATTCCTTAACGAGCATTTAGAATACAGGGTTTTTCAAGATAAAAATTTAAAAGCTTTTTTTGAATATAAAAAATTGCTAGATTTTAAAGGATAATTTATGGAAAGAATTGACATTGTAGAGTGTATCGGTAAAAAATATTTAGTTTCTAATATAGAAAATGGCGAGTATAGCTATATAAAAGTTTCTGGAAGCAAAGAAAATCTAGAAAAATCCCTAAACAAAAAAGTCGAGCATTTTAAGCTTGATATGCGTTTTTGTAAAGATGATGTTGTCATTTTAGTCGAAACCAAGCCAAAATTCACGCAAAAAGACGAAAAGCAACTTAAAGCCTACCTAGAGGCTGAAAAAGCGCTGCACCATAGCCAAAAAATCATCGCCATACTAGCAAATACTACTGATGATAAAATCAAGGTTTGGAAAAATCATATAAACGACGAGTGCTTACTAAAAAATGAAGTCGTGCTTGATACTATGGAGCATTATATGTCTTTATTTGAGATAAATAAGCAAAACGATAGAGAAAAGGTTCTCAAAAACACCTATGATTTAAACGAGCTTTTGCATAAAAAAGACATCGATGAGAAGCTCCGCTCTCAATTTGTCGGCACGACTCTTTTATATATCAAAAATGAAGTGAAAAAACGAGGCGTTAATCACATCAATGATAAATTAGTTAAAGATTTAAAAGAATTTTGGGAAAATTCAAACGAAGACGCTATCCGCGTAAGCATAGAAAGAACCTTAAGCGATTTACTTGACGGCTCAAATAACAAAGCGAAAAAAATAGAACTTTTACAAAAAAATGTCCTAAACGATCAAAAAATTAAAAAGCTAAAATTAAAAGACTGGATAGAGATTTTAACAACTATCCTCGTAGATATTTATAAATACATCGATACCGAGAGCGAAGAGGGGCAAGACATCTTAAATCTTTTCTTCATCGCTTTTAATAAATACACAGGCAAAGCTGATAAAAACCAAGCTTTCACACCCGACCATATTACTGATTTTATGTGCCGCGTTGTGGGTGTGGATAGGACAAAAAGAGTGCTTGACATCACTTGTGGGAGTGGGTCATTTCTCGTTCAAGCTATGGTAAAAGAATTAAGCGATTGTAAAAGAGGCAAGAGCGAAAAAGAAGCTAAAGAGCTAATGGAAAAGGTCAAAAAAGAAAATATCTACGGCATAGAAGTGGAGGAAAAGGCTTACGGACTAGCCACGACAAATATGCTAATCCACGGCGATGGTAATAGTAATATAGAATTTGGAAGCTGTTTTGACAAAAAAGAATTTATCAAAGAGGCAAATCCTGACATTATCCTAATGAATCCCCCTTACAACGCCAAGCCCATAAGCATACCTGAATATTACAAAAACAAATGGAGCAAAGGTGCGAAAGAGGGCAAGGAAGACCCCACAAAAGGGCTTGTGTTTATACAATATCTAAGCGATATTATCAAAGAGATAAATGAGGAAAGAGAAGCTAAAAACGAGGCGAGAAAGGAAGTAAAATTAGCCGTGCTACTTCCTATGAGTGCAGCCATAGGGAGCAAAAGCGATATTAAAAATATCAAAAATTTAATGCTAGAAAACAACACCCTAGAAGCCGTTTTCACCCTACCTGCGGAGGTGTTTTACCCGGGGGCGTCTGTGAGTGCTTGTTGTATGATTTTCACTCTTGGCAAACCACATCAAAATAGCGATGGCACGACAAACGAAACCTTTTTTGGCTATTTTAAAGAAGACGGCTTTAAGAAAAAGAAAAATTTAGGCAGAGTGGAGCAATTTGATGAAAGTGGAGAATCAAAATGGAAAAAGATAGAAGAGCAATGGCTAGATTTATTTAGAAATAAAAAAATCATAGATGGCTTAAGTGCCGCAGCAAAAGTAAGTGGCGAAGATGAGTGGCTATGCGAAGCCTATATGAAAACGGATTATTCTAAACTTTCACAGGCGGATTTTCAAAGGACTTTAAATTATTATTTATCTTTTTTAATGCAAAGAGGACAGGCGGTAAAAGTTTGGCAATTTATAGAAAAATATGTAAGTCAAGTTCAAAATAACAAGCCTTTTGTTAATGAACTATATTTAAATGATAGTGGTTGGGGCGAGTTTAGACTTGGTGATATTTTTGAATGCTCTGGCACTTTTTCTTTGGTAAAAAGTGAGCTAGATGAAGTCGGGGGGGGGGGGGGTAATGTCCCCTTCATCTCTAGGACGGCTTTAAATAATGGTTGCGATGGGTATGTAGAAGTGGAAGCTAAATTTATCACAAAAGGAAATTGCATAAGCATAGGCGGAGAGGGGATTTATGCCTTTTATCAAAAAGAGAATTTTGCCACAGGGACGAATATCTGCACTTTAAGAAATGAAAATTTAAATCAGTATGTAGCCCTTTTTATATGCACGGTGCTTAATCAAGAAATTTATCGTTATTCTTACGGGAGGGCTAGAAACTTGGGAAGAGTAGAAAACGAAATCATCAAACTCCCCATAAATCACAAAGGCGAACCAGACTTTGAATTTATGGAAAATTACATCAAATCTTTACCTTATGGAGACAGACTTTGAAGCAGCTTTCTTTAAGACGGCTTAGCGTGCCGATATTTTGCGAGATGTTTTTACGCTATCTTTCTTTAATCATCAACACCGTTATGGTTTCTCAATACTCAAATTCCCTAGTCGGTGCTATGGGTGCTGGGAATCAAATTTTAGACCTTTTCATTACCATTTTTAGCTTTTTAAGCGTGGGGTGTAGCGTGGTGATAGCTCAAGCTTTGGGCGCTAGAAATTTCACTCTGGCTAGAAAGGTCATTCATCAAAGCTTATTTTTAAATGCACTTTTGGGCTTTTTTTGTGCGGTGTTTATCTTCATCTGTGGGGATTTTTTACTCACTTTGCTTAAAATCCCACAGGAGCTTTTAAAAGATAGTCAAATTTATCTGCATATGCTTGCTATCTGCCTTTTTTTTGACGCTGTTGGTATCGTAATGGCGGCTGTTGTGAGGGTGTATAACCACGCCTTTTTTGTGATGTTTGTAACGCTTCTAATGGACGGGGTCATTGTGCTTGGAAATTACATCGTCTTGCACCATACAAATTTAGAGCTTTTTGGAGTAGGGCTTAGTAATATCTTTGGGCGCATTTTAGCTATCTTAGCGCTTTTCTTTATCCTTGCTTTTAAGCTTAAAATTCATCTTAAAATCCGCGAAATGCTTGCCCTTGAGAAAGAGGTGCTTAAAAAGGTCTTAAATATAGGTGGTTTTTCTGCTGGGGAAAATCTACTATGGATAGTGCAATACACCATAGCCTTTGCTTTTGTGGCGAGTTTAGGCAAAGAAAATTTAAGCGTGCAGACGATTTATTTTCAAATTTCTATGATGATAATGCTCATCGGTCAAGCCATCAGCGTGGCAAATGAAATCATCACTGGTAAGCTTGTGGGTGCGAAGTATTTTAATGTCGCTTATAAGCATACTTGGATAGCCTTGTATCTTAGCCTTATAGCTTCTGCGCTGGTGGCTTTGCTTAATTTCATTTTGCAGGACTTTACTATGGGCGTTTTAAAGCTTGAAGAAGTGCTAAAAGAGATAATGATACCGCTTTTTACGCTTTCTATCTTCCTTGAAATTTTCCGCTCTTTTAATATCGTGATGGTCAATGCCCTAAGGGCAAGTGGGGACGCGAAATTTCCGTTTTTTAGTGGGCTTGTTTTTATGATGGGGGTTTCTTTGCCTGTGGGCTATGTGCTGTGCTTTTATGCTGGGCTTGGGATTGTCGGTGTGTGGCTTGGCTTTTGCGCTGATGAGTTTTTAAGAGGCTTGGTGAATGCTTACAGGTGGAAAAGTAAAAAATGGCAAAACAAAGCACTCGTATAACTTGGCGGAATTTTAAAATTTGCGTGTTTAAAAAAGCTGTGAGAAATCTTATCTTAAAATTTGATAGTAGGGTAGGGGAATTTAAGCTCACTTTGCCTTATTTTTACCCCTTAGAAAGACTTGAGGGCTTTTTAGAAAAAAATGAAAAATGGCTTGAAAATGCGTGGCAAAATTATCAAAAAAATGCAAAAAAAGACGATGAAATTATCTTTCTTGGTAAAAAATACAAGCTTATTTTAGAGCCAAATTTAAGCAAAGCACAGCTTTTCAAAAATGAGATAAAAACGCCAAATTTAGAGCATTTGCAAATTTTTATAAGGAAAAATGCTAGGATTATCTTTAATTTTTATCTTAAAAAATGGCAGAGAAAAACAAGGCTTTATCCAAGTAAAATTCGTCTTAAAATGATGCAAACGCGTTGGGGTTCTTGTAATCATAAAAAAGCTTACATTAATCTTAATTTAAAATTAACAGAAAAGCCCCTAAAAGCGATAGAATATGTCATCTTGCACGAGATAGCACATTTAAAATTCCCTCATCACGGCAAAGAATTTTACGCTTTTTTACTTGAAAATATGCAAGATTTTAGACAAAGAGAAAATATATATTTTAATAAAACCCCCTTAAAATAGGGGGGAGGGTTAAAAGGAAAGCTCGTTTAG includes:
- the glmU gene encoding bifunctional UDP-N-acetylglucosamine diphosphorylase/glucosamine-1-phosphate N-acetyltransferase GlmU, yielding MKSSVVILAAGLGTRMKSNTPKVLQKICAKSMILHILEKAFALSDDVSVVLSHQKERVEKEICEFFPQTKFIEQDLVRFPGTAGALKDYKPQNERVLILCGDMPLVELESLKALLELESEFSLAVFEAKDAKSYGRVVLENDEVQKIVELKDANEEEKKLKTCNAGVYALNSKLLNEILPLIDNENKAKEYYLTDAVKLAKEKNIHIKPLFVDEDEFMGVNDKFELSVAENLLQDKIKKHWFKEGVIFHNPNSIFIGLDVKFIGECEVYENVRIEGKSVIENSIIKSSSVIEESVVINSSIGPLAHLRPKCALKNTHIGNFVECKNAKLNGVKAGHLSYLGDCEIEEGTNIGCGTITCNYDGVKKHKTIIGKNVFVGSDTQFIAPVCIDDEVIIAAGSSVSENVPKGALFINRAQSKILKDYYYKKFQ
- the coaBC gene encoding bifunctional phosphopantothenoylcysteine decarboxylase/phosphopantothenate--cysteine ligase CoaBC, yielding MKTILLAISGSIAFYKSYELISLFKKEGFRVKVLLSNGLLKFATKLSFEALADAILCEENESWQSQNNHIAFSKDADIVLFAPASVNSINKLANGISDTLFIQTLMAAKAPIIIAPAANSAMYLHFSTQKSLQILKQNGVKIIEPIYKKLACKDEGIGALAEIEDIFHFIKRELFKEEFFCGKSVIVSGGGTKEKIDDVRCISNFSSGKMAKELAFAFYYLGADVVLLSSVEFKTPFQFLAFESSKDLKALLKRFEEGDFLIMCAAVSDFVPKYQKGKIKKSEAGLNLELNLNEDLLKTCKFKGKKIGFKMELDAQNALKNAELSLKEKKLDMVCLNVLGEKNHFGADFNELIFITQDESARSGFKSKKVLAFELAKMCQKL
- a CDS encoding M48 family metallopeptidase, translated to MAKQSTRITWRNFKICVFKKAVRNLILKFDSRVGEFKLTLPYFYPLERLEGFLEKNEKWLENAWQNYQKNAKKDDEIIFLGKKYKLILEPNLSKAQLFKNEIKTPNLEHLQIFIRKNARIIFNFYLKKWQRKTRLYPSKIRLKMMQTRWGSCNHKKAYINLNLKLTEKPLKAIEYVILHEIAHLKFPHHGKEFYAFLLENMQDFRQRENIYFNKTPLK
- a CDS encoding MATE family efflux transporter, which produces MKQLSLRRLSVPIFCEMFLRYLSLIINTVMVSQYSNSLVGAMGAGNQILDLFITIFSFLSVGCSVVIAQALGARNFTLARKVIHQSLFLNALLGFFCAVFIFICGDFLLTLLKIPQELLKDSQIYLHMLAICLFFDAVGIVMAAVVRVYNHAFFVMFVTLLMDGVIVLGNYIVLHHTNLELFGVGLSNIFGRILAILALFFILAFKLKIHLKIREMLALEKEVLKKVLNIGGFSAGENLLWIVQYTIAFAFVASLGKENLSVQTIYFQISMMIMLIGQAISVANEIITGKLVGAKYFNVAYKHTWIALYLSLIASALVALLNFILQDFTMGVLKLEEVLKEIMIPLFTLSIFLEIFRSFNIVMVNALRASGDAKFPFFSGLVFMMGVSLPVGYVLCFYAGLGIVGVWLGFCADEFLRGLVNAYRWKSKKWQNKALV
- a CDS encoding N-6 DNA methylase, which produces MERIDIVECIGKKYLVSNIENGEYSYIKVSGSKENLEKSLNKKVEHFKLDMRFCKDDVVILVETKPKFTQKDEKQLKAYLEAEKALHHSQKIIAILANTTDDKIKVWKNHINDECLLKNEVVLDTMEHYMSLFEINKQNDREKVLKNTYDLNELLHKKDIDEKLRSQFVGTTLLYIKNEVKKRGVNHINDKLVKDLKEFWENSNEDAIRVSIERTLSDLLDGSNNKAKKIELLQKNVLNDQKIKKLKLKDWIEILTTILVDIYKYIDTESEEGQDILNLFFIAFNKYTGKADKNQAFTPDHITDFMCRVVGVDRTKRVLDITCGSGSFLVQAMVKELSDCKRGKSEKEAKELMEKVKKENIYGIEVEEKAYGLATTNMLIHGDGNSNIEFGSCFDKKEFIKEANPDIILMNPPYNAKPISIPEYYKNKWSKGAKEGKEDPTKGLVFIQYLSDIIKEINEEREAKNEARKEVKLAVLLPMSAAIGSKSDIKNIKNLMLENNTLEAVFTLPAEVFYPGASVSACCMIFTLGKPHQNSDGTTNETFFGYFKEDGFKKKKNLGRVEQFDESGESKWKKIEEQWLDLFRNKKIIDGLSAAAKVSGEDEWLCEAYMKTDYSKLSQADFQRTLNYYLSFLMQRGQAVKVWQFIEKYVSQVQNNKPFVNELYLNDSGWGEFRLGDIFECSGTFSLVKSELDEVGGGGGNVPFISRTALNNGCDGYVEVEAKFITKGNCISIGGEGIYAFYQKENFATGTNICTLRNENLNQYVALFICTVLNQEIYRYSYGRARNLGRVENEIIKLPINHKGEPDFEFMENYIKSLPYGDRL